A single region of the Pyxidicoccus trucidator genome encodes:
- a CDS encoding DUF2911 domain-containing protein: MTNRRLTSHLSIPTLAALVFLAAAPALAQKSIPPAKAPVSPLEMTAKKLDDTYVKVTYNSPRIQDPKTGQKRVIFGKLVPFGEVWRMGANAATELTTTGDLELAGKKIPAGTYSLFTIPQADKWTLIVNKDVGQWGAYKYNKDNDVLRVDVPAKKSADTYEAFTIAFDDKGTALNISWENTQVSVPVRPVKKG, encoded by the coding sequence ATGACGAACCGTCGACTCACGTCGCACCTGAGCATCCCGACCCTGGCCGCGCTCGTCTTCCTCGCCGCCGCGCCCGCGCTGGCGCAGAAGAGCATTCCGCCTGCGAAGGCGCCCGTCAGCCCGCTGGAGATGACGGCGAAGAAGCTGGACGACACGTACGTGAAGGTGACGTACAACTCGCCGCGCATCCAGGACCCGAAGACGGGCCAGAAGCGCGTCATCTTCGGCAAGCTGGTGCCCTTTGGCGAGGTGTGGCGCATGGGCGCGAATGCCGCCACGGAGCTGACCACCACGGGGGACCTCGAGCTCGCGGGCAAGAAGATTCCGGCCGGCACCTACTCGCTCTTCACCATTCCCCAGGCCGACAAGTGGACGCTCATCGTCAACAAGGACGTGGGGCAGTGGGGCGCCTACAAGTACAACAAGGACAACGACGTCCTGCGCGTGGACGTGCCGGCGAAGAAGTCCGCGGACACCTACGAGGCGTTCACCATCGCCTTCGATGACAAGGGCACCGCGCTGAACATCTCGTGGGAGAACACGCAGGTCTCCGTCCCCGTGCGCCCGGTGAAGAAGGGCTAG
- a CDS encoding ABC transporter ATP-binding protein, protein MAAIALEGLFKSYGTTPVVRGLSLDVREGELVSLLGPSGCGKTTTLRMLAGLEHPDSGVIRIGGETVAGPGVRVPPERRGLGMVFQSYAVWPHRSVEENVAYPLTLRRLPRAEVASRVKEALRWVRLEALATRRPHELSGGQLQRVALARALVAGPRVLLLDEPLSNLDAALREELRAEIAALRARLGTTMVFVTHDQGEALALSDRIAVMNRGVIEQVDTPERLYHEPTTPFVAGFVGGANVLVGQVRGGDFHTAQGGVRFPLPAGLTASDGAYTLVVRPEDLELGGEGTLLPLSARLFLGHAAEYRFPVGGTLLRVVGPPREARAGEELAVRIWKAKLFRV, encoded by the coding sequence ATGGCGGCGATTGCCCTGGAAGGACTGTTCAAGTCGTACGGCACCACGCCGGTGGTGCGGGGCCTCAGCCTGGACGTGCGCGAGGGCGAGCTGGTCTCCCTGCTGGGCCCCTCCGGCTGCGGGAAGACGACGACGCTGCGGATGCTCGCGGGCCTGGAGCATCCGGACTCGGGCGTCATCCGCATCGGCGGGGAGACGGTGGCCGGGCCCGGAGTGCGCGTCCCGCCCGAGCGGCGCGGGCTGGGCATGGTGTTCCAGAGCTATGCCGTCTGGCCCCACCGCTCCGTGGAGGAGAACGTCGCGTATCCGCTGACGCTGCGCCGACTGCCCAGGGCGGAGGTGGCGTCGCGCGTGAAGGAAGCGCTGCGCTGGGTGCGGCTGGAAGCGCTCGCGACGCGCAGGCCACACGAGCTGTCGGGCGGACAGCTTCAGCGCGTGGCGCTCGCGAGGGCGCTGGTGGCCGGCCCACGCGTGCTGCTGCTGGACGAGCCCCTGTCCAACCTGGACGCGGCGCTGCGCGAGGAGCTGCGAGCGGAGATTGCCGCCCTGCGCGCGAGGCTGGGCACCACGATGGTCTTCGTCACGCATGACCAGGGCGAGGCGCTGGCGCTGTCGGACCGCATCGCGGTGATGAACCGGGGCGTCATCGAACAGGTGGACACGCCCGAGCGGCTCTACCACGAGCCGACGACGCCGTTCGTCGCGGGCTTCGTCGGCGGGGCGAACGTCCTCGTGGGCCAGGTGCGCGGCGGGGACTTCCACACAGCACAGGGGGGCGTGAGGTTCCCGCTTCCCGCCGGGCTGACCGCCTCCGATGGAGCCTACACGCTGGTGGTCCGCCCGGAGGACCTGGAGCTGGGCGGAGAAGGCACGCTGCTGCCGCTCTCCGCGCGCCTGTTCCTCGGGCACGCGGCGGAGTACCGCTTCCCGGTGGGTGGCACGCTGCTGCGGGTGGTGGGTCCCCCGCGCGAAGCCCGCGCGGGGGAGGAGCTCGCCGTGCGTATCTGGAAGGCGAAGCTGTTCCGCGTCTAG
- a CDS encoding ABC transporter permease, which yields MTSGRLLGLGAWLVPLLFFAVGPVILLLLRGLGAQGDGSLSWLGAELGALGNTLLISTGAALLALVLGTPLSLLLFRTDLPLRGAFTVLFTLPSAIPAFIWGMGWLSLASPRAGYLNRLLGEGAFDIYGPAGIAFVEGLSGLPLVLLAGAAALRRVDPALEEAARVCGASPVRALVTTTLPLALPSLLSGAVMVFLMAASSFGVPYLLGVSASPPTRVLTTRIYELVLLGGDEGLARAAVLATGLLLLVPVALLVTWLLGRSGRVRLSAGKGVSSRPFPLGRARGLTLAAVGLTCALMVLLPLAAILLTSLQRSFGAELTWRELTLAHWSGVLLEPRTLRATGRSLWLAAGAGALVCVLGLAAAVLQRGFRRLGAGVEALAVWPYAVPGTVLALALLLAFSRDLRFILLGRVAFVLALAHTPWLLLIAYSAKYLALGTRNSAEALAQIDPSLAEAARVSGAGPLRAFVDAPLPLLRPALTVAFVLAFLACATEITMSVLLVPAGSEVLGTLLFELQSYADPAAAAVLACAFVALVVVGQAVLALVGRRAVEAR from the coding sequence GTGACTTCAGGGCGGCTTCTCGGGCTGGGCGCGTGGCTGGTGCCTCTCCTGTTCTTCGCCGTGGGGCCCGTCATCCTGTTGCTCCTGCGCGGACTGGGAGCGCAGGGGGATGGGAGCCTGTCCTGGCTGGGCGCGGAGCTGGGGGCGCTGGGGAACACGCTCCTCATCTCCACCGGGGCCGCGCTGCTGGCGTTGGTGCTCGGCACGCCGCTGTCGCTCCTGCTCTTCCGCACGGACCTGCCGCTGCGCGGAGCCTTCACGGTGCTGTTCACCCTGCCCTCCGCCATTCCCGCGTTCATCTGGGGCATGGGGTGGCTGTCCCTCGCCAGTCCTCGCGCGGGCTACCTCAACCGACTGCTGGGTGAAGGGGCCTTCGACATCTACGGCCCGGCGGGCATCGCCTTCGTCGAGGGGCTGTCCGGGCTGCCGCTGGTGCTGCTGGCGGGAGCCGCCGCGCTCCGGAGGGTGGACCCGGCGCTGGAGGAGGCAGCGCGCGTGTGCGGCGCGTCTCCCGTGCGCGCGCTGGTGACGACGACGCTGCCGCTGGCCCTGCCGTCGCTGCTCTCCGGCGCCGTCATGGTGTTCCTCATGGCGGCGTCCTCCTTCGGCGTGCCGTACCTGCTGGGCGTGTCGGCGTCGCCGCCCACGCGGGTGCTCACCACGCGCATCTATGAGTTGGTGCTGCTCGGTGGAGACGAGGGGCTGGCGCGCGCGGCGGTGCTGGCCACCGGACTCCTGCTGCTCGTGCCCGTGGCGCTCCTGGTGACCTGGCTTCTAGGGCGCTCGGGCCGCGTGCGACTGAGCGCGGGCAAGGGCGTTTCCTCCCGGCCCTTCCCGCTGGGCCGTGCGCGGGGGCTGACCCTGGCGGCCGTGGGCCTCACCTGCGCGCTCATGGTGCTGCTCCCGTTGGCGGCCATCCTCCTCACCTCCCTGCAGCGCAGCTTCGGCGCGGAGCTGACGTGGCGGGAGCTGACGCTGGCCCACTGGTCCGGCGTGCTGCTGGAGCCGCGCACGCTGCGCGCCACCGGGCGCAGCCTGTGGCTGGCGGCGGGGGCGGGAGCGCTGGTGTGCGTGCTGGGACTCGCGGCGGCGGTGCTTCAGCGCGGCTTCCGCCGCCTGGGCGCGGGAGTCGAAGCGCTCGCCGTGTGGCCCTACGCGGTGCCGGGCACGGTGCTCGCGCTGGCGCTGCTCCTCGCCTTCTCGCGGGACTTGCGCTTCATCCTGCTGGGCCGCGTCGCCTTCGTGCTCGCGCTGGCGCACACGCCGTGGCTGCTGCTCATTGCGTACTCGGCGAAGTACCTGGCGCTGGGGACGCGGAACAGCGCGGAGGCGCTGGCGCAGATAGACCCGTCGCTGGCGGAGGCGGCCCGGGTGAGCGGCGCGGGTCCGCTGCGCGCGTTCGTGGATGCGCCGCTGCCACTGCTGCGGCCCGCGCTCACCGTGGCCTTCGTGCTGGCATTCCTCGCGTGTGCCACGGAAATCACCATGTCCGTGCTCCTCGTGCCGGCGGGCTCGGAGGTGCTGGGCACGCTGCTGTTCGAGCTGCAGAGCTACGCGGACCCGGCGGCGGCGGCGGTGCTGGCCTGCGCCTTCGTCGCGCTGGTGGTGGTGGGACAGGCGGTGCTCGCGCTGGTGGGCCGGCGCGCGGTGGAGGCACGGTGA
- a CDS encoding ABC transporter substrate-binding protein, whose product MPFPALVRGAGLAAALVLLAACRIESAAPSAGPTASREGAPSGDVWIYTSMYRHVLDALDPLLKERLPGVTVHWYQAGSEKVASRLEAERAAGAVRADLLATSDPFFYERLAREGAFARYASPHVLRVPRSLLDLDARYAAIRLSTMVLVHRQGTTPTPTSFAALADGSWKGRVAIGDPLTSGTAFTWAVFCQAKYGDAFFTGLRARGAIVAGGNAAVLQKVESGEADAGVLLLENALAARARGSPIQVVWPTDGAVVIPGPVALFATTPNPVAAKAVLDVLLSPEGQRLIVEKGDMHAVDPRLEGPRGEPGVDALLERAQPWTPALVERGLTRGGTLKETFSRAFSQ is encoded by the coding sequence ATGCCCTTCCCTGCCCTGGTCCGGGGAGCCGGCCTGGCCGCCGCGCTCGTCCTGCTCGCCGCGTGCCGCATCGAGTCCGCCGCGCCCTCCGCCGGGCCCACGGCCTCGCGCGAGGGTGCTCCCTCCGGGGACGTGTGGATCTACACGTCCATGTACCGGCACGTGCTGGACGCGTTGGACCCGCTGCTGAAGGAGCGCCTCCCCGGAGTGACGGTCCACTGGTACCAGGCCGGCAGCGAGAAGGTGGCCAGCCGGCTCGAAGCCGAGCGTGCCGCCGGGGCCGTGCGCGCGGACCTGCTCGCCACGTCGGACCCCTTCTTCTACGAGCGGCTCGCGCGGGAGGGCGCCTTCGCGCGCTACGCCTCGCCCCACGTGCTGCGCGTCCCCCGCTCGCTGTTGGACCTGGACGCGCGCTACGCGGCCATCCGTCTGTCCACCATGGTCCTGGTCCACCGCCAGGGCACCACGCCCACGCCGACCTCCTTCGCGGCGCTGGCGGATGGGAGCTGGAAGGGGCGCGTGGCCATTGGCGACCCGCTCACCTCCGGCACCGCGTTCACGTGGGCGGTGTTCTGTCAGGCGAAGTACGGCGACGCGTTCTTCACCGGACTGCGCGCGCGAGGCGCCATCGTCGCGGGAGGCAACGCGGCGGTGCTCCAGAAGGTGGAGAGCGGCGAAGCGGACGCGGGCGTGCTGCTGCTGGAGAACGCCCTGGCGGCCCGAGCGCGCGGCAGTCCCATCCAGGTGGTGTGGCCCACGGACGGCGCCGTCGTCATCCCCGGCCCCGTGGCCCTCTTCGCCACGACGCCCAACCCCGTGGCGGCGAAGGCCGTGCTGGACGTGCTCCTGTCACCCGAGGGCCAACGCCTCATCGTCGAGAAGGGAGACATGCACGCGGTGGACCCGCGGCTCGAAGGGCCACGCGGTGAGCCGGGCGTGGACGCGCTGCTGGAGCGCGCGCAGCCGTGGACACCCGCGCTGGTGGAGCGGGGCCTCACGCGTGGAGGGACCCTCAAGGAGACCTTCTCCCGGGCGTTCTCCCAATGA
- a CDS encoding ABC transporter permease, which translates to MLAGPGMDSLLQDLRLALRRLRRSPTFTLVAVATLALGIGANVAIFSVVHAVLLRPLPMRDDARLVRIYTVGKQGPGPTSPLDLRDMREQARAFDGMVGLASAAMTLGADSPESSPEKVQTGLVTAEFFQVLGASVQLGRGLQAGDDAPGAPKVAVLSHGLWQRRFGGSTSVLGRPLNLGGPEPWTVVGVAAPGFDFPARSELWTPLMWDESMVKAEARGAHWLEVYARLAPGVSLEGARAEVTGIAHRLAEQHPKTNADRGAHVEPLRDVLLGNVRPSLLLLLGAVGLVLLIACANLTHLLLARAASREGELSVRLALGASRGRLARELLLESALLSVLGGGAGLLAALWALDALALLGPRDIPRLDEVSMNRTVLAFTAGLAVLTTFLFGLLPALHASRANLGRGLRAASGGGGTSAHRHGTRSALIVGETALAVLLLVSAGLLLRTFVHLRNTHLGFQPEGVLTVRMELPPLHYRFGSAAPAAFYDRLLERLRARPGVQAAGAVSALPMDGGIRWTLPIKDTQRPVPPEATPWETRVRIITPGALEAMGAKLLRGRSLGAGDRDAGERVVLVNAEAARRFWPGEDPLGHTVSTEMDWGNGPFGGRVVGVVEDQPLDGLAAPAEPELYVPYEQARGTGMTLLLRTPGEPLALASAVREELRALDASLATSSVRTLSSVVDGTVAPLRFYLLLVGLFAGVALLLAAVGLYGVVAYAVQQRTRELGIRMALGARARQVMGMVLGRYLRLTALGLVIGLALAAGASRALTHLLSGVRPTDPMTYAVVVLVLGAVAVVAALLPARRAARVPPAVALRGD; encoded by the coding sequence ATGCTCGCGGGTCCTGGAATGGACAGCCTCCTCCAGGACCTCCGGCTCGCGCTGCGCCGGCTGCGTCGCAGCCCCACCTTCACCCTGGTGGCCGTGGCCACGCTGGCCCTCGGCATTGGCGCCAACGTGGCCATCTTCAGCGTGGTGCACGCGGTGCTGCTGCGGCCCCTACCCATGCGCGACGACGCGCGGCTGGTGCGCATCTACACGGTGGGCAAGCAGGGCCCCGGCCCCACCTCGCCGCTCGACTTGAGGGACATGCGCGAGCAGGCCCGCGCCTTCGACGGCATGGTGGGCCTGGCGAGCGCGGCGATGACGCTGGGGGCCGACAGCCCCGAGTCCTCGCCGGAGAAAGTCCAGACGGGCCTGGTGACGGCGGAGTTCTTCCAGGTGCTCGGCGCCAGCGTGCAGCTTGGCCGCGGGCTTCAGGCGGGTGACGACGCCCCGGGCGCACCCAAGGTGGCGGTGCTCTCCCACGGGCTGTGGCAGCGGCGCTTCGGCGGCAGCACGTCCGTGCTGGGCCGCCCGCTCAATCTCGGCGGCCCCGAGCCCTGGACGGTGGTGGGCGTGGCGGCGCCCGGCTTCGACTTCCCCGCGCGCTCGGAGCTGTGGACGCCCCTGATGTGGGACGAGAGCATGGTGAAGGCGGAGGCGCGGGGCGCGCACTGGCTGGAGGTGTACGCACGACTCGCCCCGGGCGTGAGCCTGGAGGGCGCGCGCGCCGAAGTCACCGGCATCGCCCACCGGTTGGCCGAGCAGCACCCGAAGACGAACGCGGACCGGGGTGCCCACGTGGAGCCCCTGCGCGACGTGCTGCTGGGCAACGTGCGGCCGTCGCTGTTGCTGCTGCTGGGAGCGGTGGGGCTGGTGCTGCTCATCGCCTGCGCGAACCTCACCCATCTGCTGCTGGCGCGCGCCGCCTCGCGCGAGGGGGAGCTGTCCGTCCGGCTCGCCCTGGGCGCCAGCCGGGGCCGCCTCGCGCGCGAGCTGCTGCTGGAGAGCGCCCTGCTCTCCGTGCTCGGGGGCGGGGCGGGCCTGCTCGCCGCGCTGTGGGCGCTGGATGCCCTGGCCCTGCTGGGCCCACGTGACATCCCCCGCCTCGACGAGGTGTCGATGAACCGCACCGTCCTGGCCTTCACCGCCGGGCTGGCGGTGCTCACCACGTTCCTCTTCGGCCTCCTGCCGGCGCTGCACGCCTCGCGCGCGAACCTGGGGCGCGGCCTGCGTGCGGCGAGCGGCGGGGGCGGCACCAGCGCGCACCGCCACGGCACCCGCTCCGCCCTCATCGTGGGAGAGACGGCGCTCGCGGTGCTGCTGCTGGTGAGCGCGGGTCTGCTGCTGCGCACCTTCGTCCACCTCCGGAACACCCACCTGGGCTTCCAGCCCGAGGGCGTGCTGACGGTGAGGATGGAGCTGCCGCCCCTGCACTACCGCTTCGGCAGCGCCGCGCCCGCGGCCTTCTACGACCGGCTCCTGGAGCGGCTGCGCGCACGGCCCGGCGTGCAGGCGGCGGGCGCGGTGAGCGCCCTCCCCATGGACGGCGGCATCCGGTGGACCCTCCCTATAAAGGATACGCAGCGGCCCGTCCCCCCGGAGGCCACACCGTGGGAGACCCGGGTGCGCATCATCACCCCGGGAGCGCTGGAGGCGATGGGCGCGAAGCTGCTGCGAGGCCGGAGCCTTGGCGCCGGGGACCGGGACGCGGGCGAGCGCGTGGTGCTCGTCAACGCCGAGGCGGCGCGGCGCTTCTGGCCCGGCGAGGACCCCCTCGGCCACACCGTGAGCACGGAGATGGACTGGGGCAACGGCCCCTTCGGGGGCCGGGTGGTGGGCGTGGTGGAGGACCAGCCACTCGACGGGCTCGCGGCGCCGGCGGAGCCCGAGCTGTACGTGCCCTACGAGCAGGCGCGCGGCACCGGCATGACGTTGCTGCTGCGCACCCCGGGCGAGCCGCTCGCGCTGGCCTCGGCGGTGCGTGAGGAGCTTCGCGCGCTCGATGCGAGCCTCGCGACGAGCAGCGTGCGCACCTTGTCCTCCGTGGTGGACGGCACCGTGGCCCCGCTGCGCTTCTACCTGCTGCTGGTGGGCCTCTTCGCCGGAGTGGCCCTGCTGCTCGCCGCGGTGGGCCTCTACGGCGTGGTGGCGTACGCGGTGCAGCAGCGCACGCGAGAGCTGGGCATCCGCATGGCGCTGGGCGCACGGGCCCGGCAGGTGATGGGCATGGTGCTGGGCCGCTACCTGCGGCTCACCGCCTTGGGACTCGTCATCGGGCTCGCGCTCGCCGCCGGAGCCAGCCGCGCGCTCACGCACCTGCTCAGCGGCGTGCGGCCCACGGACCCGATGACGTACGCGGTGGTGGTGCTGGTGCTCGGCGCGGTGGCTGTTGTCGCCGCGCTGCTGCCCGCGCGACGCGCCGCGCGCGTGCCGCCCGCGGTTGCACTCCGGGGTGACTGA
- a CDS encoding RCC1 repeat-containing protein, protein MTREGQKWLACLALVVCAAVAGCGAEEAAHGAVQEMSAEAASRLQGGFVSDGSAGARLAAGSRHTAVLNPDGTVWAWGANSYGQLGDGTTTGRLAPVRVQGLTHVIAMTAGFHHTVALRQDGTVWAWGYNAYGQLGDGTTTGRLTPVQVPGLTNVTALAAGAYHTVALRQDGTVWAWGYNYYGSLGDGTNLGRLAPVLVQDLTNVTALAAGAYHTVALRQDGSIWSWGRNYSGQLGDGTTTQRLTPVPVQGLTNVTALAAGYAHTVALLQDGSAWAWGENAYGQLGDGANTGRLTPVPVLGLTEVTALAAGFYHTVALRQDGTVWAWGYNAYGQLGDGTNTGHLTPLPMQGLTNVIALVAGSHHAVALRQDGTVWAWGDNAHAQLGDGTTTQGRTPVRVKALAKVTAVDAGDFHTVALLPDGTVWTWGYNNFGQLGDGTTTQRLTPARVPGLTNVTAISASFGHTMVLRQDGTAWGWGRNFYGQLGDWSTSDRPTPVQVQGLTNITALATGATHTVAVRQDGTVWAWGYNSNGQLGDGTTAEHQVPARVQGLTNVTALAAGDAYTVALRQDGTVWAWGSNTSGRLGDGTTTQRLTPVQVQGLTNVTALATGDAHTVALRQDGTVWAWGRNFYGPLGDGTTTHRLTPVQVQGLTNVTALAATGSNTAALRQDGTVWTWGNNNSGQLGDGTTTGRLTPAPVPGLTNVTALTAGLWHTVAVQQEDTVWIWGDNSLGQLGDGTTAGKRLTPMPLQGLGN, encoded by the coding sequence ATGACACGTGAGGGACAGAAGTGGCTGGCATGCCTGGCATTGGTCGTTTGCGCGGCGGTGGCTGGCTGTGGTGCCGAGGAGGCGGCCCACGGGGCTGTCCAGGAGATGAGCGCCGAGGCTGCATCCCGATTGCAAGGTGGCTTCGTATCCGATGGCTCCGCGGGAGCCCGCCTTGCCGCGGGTTCCCGCCACACGGCGGTCCTGAATCCGGACGGCACTGTCTGGGCCTGGGGTGCCAACAGCTACGGGCAACTGGGAGATGGGACGACCACCGGGCGCCTCGCGCCGGTGCGGGTTCAGGGCCTGACCCATGTCATCGCCATGACCGCCGGCTTCCACCACACGGTGGCCCTGCGGCAGGACGGCACTGTCTGGGCCTGGGGTTACAACGCCTATGGCCAGCTGGGAGACGGGACGACCACCGGGCGCCTCACGCCGGTGCAGGTGCCGGGCCTGACGAATGTCACCGCCCTCGCCGCGGGGGCCTACCACACGGTGGCCCTGCGGCAGGACGGCACCGTCTGGGCCTGGGGCTACAACTACTACGGCTCACTGGGAGACGGGACGAACCTCGGACGCCTCGCGCCCGTGCTGGTGCAGGACCTGACGAATGTCACCGCCCTTGCCGCGGGCGCCTACCACACGGTGGCCCTGCGGCAGGACGGCTCCATCTGGAGCTGGGGCCGCAACTACTCCGGCCAGCTGGGGGACGGGACGACCACCCAGCGTCTCACGCCGGTGCCAGTGCAGGGCCTGACGAATGTCACCGCGCTTGCCGCGGGGTATGCCCACACGGTGGCCCTGCTTCAGGACGGCTCTGCCTGGGCCTGGGGGGAGAACGCCTACGGCCAGCTGGGGGATGGGGCGAACACCGGACGCCTCACTCCGGTACCCGTGCTGGGACTGACGGAGGTCACCGCGCTCGCCGCTGGCTTCTACCACACCGTGGCCCTGCGGCAGGACGGTACCGTCTGGGCTTGGGGTTACAACGCCTACGGCCAGCTGGGGGATGGGACGAACACCGGGCACCTCACGCCATTGCCGATGCAGGGGCTGACGAATGTCATCGCCCTCGTCGCGGGTTCCCATCACGCGGTGGCCCTGCGTCAGGACGGTACGGTCTGGGCTTGGGGCGACAACGCCCATGCCCAGCTGGGGGACGGGACGACCACCCAGGGCCGCACTCCGGTGCGGGTAAAGGCATTGGCGAAGGTCACCGCCGTCGACGCTGGCGACTTCCACACGGTAGCGCTGCTGCCGGATGGCACCGTCTGGACCTGGGGTTACAACAACTTCGGCCAGCTGGGGGACGGGACGACCACCCAGCGCCTCACGCCGGCGCGGGTGCCGGGCCTGACGAACGTCACCGCCATTAGCGCCAGCTTCGGCCACACGATGGTGCTGCGGCAGGACGGCACTGCCTGGGGCTGGGGCCGCAACTTCTACGGCCAGCTGGGGGACTGGTCGACGAGCGACCGTCCCACTCCGGTGCAGGTGCAGGGATTGACGAACATCACCGCCCTCGCCACGGGCGCCACCCACACGGTGGCCGTGCGTCAGGACGGCACCGTCTGGGCCTGGGGTTACAACTCCAATGGACAGCTGGGGGACGGGACGACGGCCGAGCATCAGGTTCCGGCACGGGTGCAGGGGTTGACGAATGTCACCGCCCTCGCCGCGGGTGACGCCTACACGGTGGCCCTGCGTCAGGACGGCACCGTCTGGGCCTGGGGCAGCAACACCAGCGGCCGGCTGGGGGACGGGACGACCACCCAGCGCCTCACGCCGGTGCAGGTGCAGGGGTTGACGAATGTCACCGCCCTCGCCACTGGTGACGCCCACACGGTGGCCTTGCGGCAGGACGGCACCGTCTGGGCCTGGGGCCGCAACTTCTACGGCCCGCTGGGGGACGGGACGACCACCCACCGCCTCACGCCGGTGCAGGTGCAGGGGTTGACGAATGTCACCGCCCTTGCCGCGACTGGTAGCAATACGGCGGCCTTACGGCAGGACGGCACCGTCTGGACCTGGGGCAACAACAACTCCGGCCAGTTGGGGGACGGGACGACCACCGGTCGCCTCACGCCCGCCCCGGTGCCTGGGCTGACGAATGTCACCGCCCTCACCGCTGGCTTGTGGCACACGGTGGCCGTGCAGCAGGAAGACACCGTCTGGATCTGGGGTGACAACAGCCTCGGCCAGCTAGGTGACGGAACGACGGCCGGCAAGCGTCTTACGCCGATGCCGTTACAGGGGCTGGGTAACTGA
- a CDS encoding nuclear transport factor 2 family protein, whose amino-acid sequence MSPTNLDTALRYLQALERGATDEELAPLFHPEAVQREHPNALHRNGQTRDLKTMLLDVERGKTLLASQRYTVRSSLAQGDSVALEVDWSGTLAVPLRALPAGAELRAACGMFLTFKDGRIVSQRNYDCFEPF is encoded by the coding sequence ATGTCCCCGACGAACCTCGACACCGCGCTGCGCTACCTCCAGGCCCTGGAGCGCGGGGCGACGGACGAAGAGCTGGCGCCCCTCTTCCACCCGGAGGCAGTCCAGCGGGAGCACCCCAACGCGCTCCACCGCAACGGCCAGACGCGCGACCTGAAGACGATGCTCCTGGACGTGGAGCGCGGGAAGACGCTGCTGGCCTCGCAGCGCTACACCGTCCGGAGCTCCCTGGCCCAGGGCGACAGCGTGGCGCTGGAGGTGGACTGGAGCGGCACGCTGGCCGTGCCCCTGCGCGCGCTGCCCGCCGGGGCGGAGCTGCGCGCCGCGTGCGGCATGTTCCTCACCTTCAAGGACGGCCGAATCGTCTCGCAGCGGAACTACGACTGCTTCGAGCCGTTCTGA